The following DNA comes from bacterium.
GCACGGCGAGCAGCGCGCGCAGCTCGGAGGCGAAGGCGAGCCGGCCGTCCGGCAGCGGCGCGTAGAAGAGCGGCTTCTCGCCGGCGCGGTCGCGCGCGAGGAGGAGACGGCCGCGCGGCGCGTCCCAGACGGCGAAGGCGAACATCCCGTCGAGCCGCTCCGGCAGCGACGTCCCGACCTCTTCGTAGAGATGGGGGATCGCCTCGGTGTCCACGCCGTCGGTCGCGAAGCGGTGGCCGCGCTCGGCGAGGCCGCGGCGCAGCTCGTCGCCGTTGTAGATCTCGCCGTTGCAGACCGACCAGACCTGGCCGTCCTCGGTCGAATAGGGAGGCGGCACGGCGCCGACGTCCACGATGGCGAGGCGCCGGAAGCCGAGGTCGGCCCCGCGGCAGGAGGCGTCGCCGACGCCGTCCGGACCGCGGTGCACGAGCGTCGCGGACATGGCGCGCACGGTCGCCGCGCGCCGTTCGTCTCGTTCAGGACCGCCGACTATTCCGCAGATGCCGCACACGCGCCGGAAGACTCCCTTTGAAGCCGGAAGCATACCCTATGCGCCGTCGTTCGCCTCGTCGTCGCTCCGGGCGGGCGGGGCGACGCTTGAAACGCGCGGCCGCGGCGCCTCGCGTCGGCCGGGACGGCCTGCGCGCCGGCGATGCAGTCTCCCGCGAAGCGAGTCGCGCCGCGACGCGTCGCCGCCGACCGCGGCGAGGCGGCGCCGACGGCGGCGAGGCGGCGCCGCGCTGAAGCCGTTGGTGTATCGTCTTTGGCGCCATGAAGCGTTTGACGATGGTCGTCGCCGCGATGCTCCTGCTGCTCGTCGGCCTGCTGCTCTTCGCGACGGTGCAGCTCGTCAAGATGCGGCCGCGCGCCGACGGGGGACGCGCGTCGGCGCAGCCGCCGGCGGCGGAACAGCCCGCGCCCGGCGCCGAAACGGCGCGGGCCGCCGAAACCGCGCCGGCCGCGCCTGCGGCGGCGGCGCCCGCCGCGACGTCCGCCGCGCTGCCCGCGGCCGCGTCGGCGACGTTCCGCGAGGCGCGGCCCGACTCGCTCTTCCCGGCGCGCGTCCTCTACGCCGGCGGCGACGGCGTCTGGCTCGAAGCGTCGGCCGCCGGACGCGCCGCGCTCCTCTTCACCGCCGACGACGGCGCCTCGTGGAGCGAGCTTGCGTTCGAGGCCCCGCCGCTCGGTCCGGCCGCGTCGACGCCTCGCTTCGCCACGGCGCGGGTCGCGCTGCTCTGCGCGGCGGGGGGGACGTGGCGCACGGAGGACGCCGGCCGCTCGTGGCGGCGCGTCCTGGAGCGGCAATGCTCGGACGCGGCGTTCCGCGGCGCCCGCGCCTTCGCGCTCGTCGCGGAGGGCGCCGCGGCGCGCGGCATGATCAGCGACGATCTCGGCCTCACCTGGCGCGCCTGTCCCGCGCCGGCGGCGCGGCCGCTCGCGCTCGACGGCGCGGTCTTCCTCGACGACGCCGCGCTCGTCGCCGCGTTCCGCGCGCCCGACGGCGCGGCGGGGATCGCGCGCAGCGAGGACGGCGGCTGCTCGTTCGCGCCGGTCCTGACCGCGCCGCGCGGCGTCTGGTTGGCGCCGCCCCGCTTCGCCGACGCGCGCCTCGGATGGACGTTCGACGCCGTCGCCGGCGCTCCGGCCTACGCGACGCGCGACGGCGGCCGCACGTGGGCGCGCCTGCCGCTGCCGGACGCGCGGATCCGCGCGCTGCGGCTGCAGAGCGACGAACGCGCCGCGCTGATCGACGAACAGGGGCGCGTCTTCCGCAGCGACAACGGCGGCCGGACGTGGCGGCGGTACGAGACGGCCGACGCCGCGGCGCTCTTTGCCCGCGAGCCGGAGTGGCTCGACTCGTGGCCCGAGGCGCGGGCCTACGCCTGGCAGCTCCGTCGCGCCGCCCCGTGACCGCGCGCCGCGCCCGTTGAAACCGGTGGGGGCGGCCGGTGCGCGCCGACGACCGTCGGAACAACGGCGCCGCCGTCGCGCCTGCCTCCCGACGTGAACCCCGCGCACCGTTGCCGTTGAACGTGTAGGGGAGGCTGGCGCGCTCCGACGACCGTCGGAACAACGGCGCCGCCGCCGCGCCTGCCTCCCGACGTGATCCCCGCGCAACGTTGCCTTTGAAACCGAACGGCAAGGTTTCGCGGGCATCACGTCGGGAGGCAGGCGCGGAGGGATCTGTCGCGGGGACACGGTAATCGGGGCGCGCCAGCCTCCCCTACGGCGATCGGTCCGTTGATCGGCGATCGGTCCGTTGATCGGCGATCGGCCCGTCGGCCCGCGATCGGTCCGTTGATCGGCGATCGGTCCGTCGGGCGGCGATCGGTCCGTCGGCCCGCGATCGGTCCGTCGTCCCGCGATCGGCCCGTCGGCGGCGATCGGCCCGTCGGCCGGTGATCGGCCCGTTGGCCGGTGATCGGCCCGTCGGTCGGCGATCGGTCCGTCGTCCCGCGATCGGCCCGTCGGCCGGTGATCGGCCCGTTGGCCGGTGATCGGTCGGTTGGTCGCGATCGGTCCGTTGATCGGCGATCGGCCCGTCGGCGGCGATCGGCCCGTCGGCGGCGATCGGCCCGTCGGCGGCGATCGGCCCGTCGGTCGGCGATCGGTCCGTCGTCCGGCGATCGGTCCGTCGGTCAGCGATCCGCCAGCCGGTCGGAGATCGGTTCGTCGGGCGAGGAACGCCGCCGGCGCCTGCGACGCGTGCCGTTCGACGGAAAAGGGGCGCCGCCCGGCGACGCGCCGCGCCCGCGCGGGGGAAAATCGCCCGTTCGCGCGGCCGGCCGCGGCGCTCGTCGGCGCCGCCCCCCGCGCCGAGATTTCGCGGGCCGCGAAAGGGTGGGAGGAAGCGCCATGGAACATCGGGACGAAACCGTGACGTCAGGATCCGGCGTGGACCGGAGGTCGTTCGTGAAGACGCTCGGCGTCTGCTCCGCGGCGGTCGGCGGCGCCGTGCTCGGCCGCCCCCTCTTCGCCCAGGCCGCGGCCGAGGCCAAGCCGGAGACGAACATCGACGACTTCCTCAAGACGCCGCGCGGCCCGCGGGCGCTCCCCGGCCCGTTCCCGGGCAAGGTCGTGCAGGTCGTCAACAACGCCTGCCTCAAGGACGGCAAGTTCGACGGCGCGGCGATCGACGCCTCGTTCCGCCGCGGCCTCAAGGAACTGACCGGCAAGGATCCCGCCGGCGCCTTCAAGCTGCTGATCGACAAGAAGGACGTCGTCGGGATCAAGGTCAACCCGGTCGGCCCGCTGATCAACACGCGGCTCGAGGTGGTGGACGCGATCATCCGCTGGCTCGAGGAAGGGGGCGTGCCGCGCAAGCGGATCGTCGTCTGGGACCGCTTCGACTACATGCTCAAGGACGCCGGCTTCACCGCCGCGCGGTTCCCCGGCGTGGCGATCGAAGGGCTGCAGACGATGGACGAAGAGGGGAACAAGTGGCGCGGCCCCGACGGCCATCACCTCTCGGAGAAGAGCTTCGACCAGGACGCCTACTACTTCGCCAAGGGAATCCTCGGCAAGGGCGTGGCCGGCTACAAGGACGACGAGTTCTACCTCAACCAGCACGTCTTCAACGGCGAGAAGTCGTTCTTCGGCAAGCTGGTGACGAAGAAGCTGACCCGGATCATCAACGTCCCGGTCTTCAAGAACACCGGCAACGGCGTGTCGATGGCCACGAAGAACCTCGGCTACGGCGCGATCTGCAACACCGGCCGGCTGCACAAGCCGCTCTTCTTCAACGTCTGCACGGAAGTGCTCGCCGCGCCGTGGATCCGCGAGAAGCTGGCGCTCAACGTGATGGACGGGCTGCGCGGGCAGTACGACGGCGGGCCGATGCCGAACGAGGCGTTCGTCTACCCGCTGCAGTCGCTCTATTTCGCCACCGATCCGTTCGCGATGGACATGATCGGCCACCAGCAGATGCTGGCGAAGCGGAAGGCGGAAGGGGTCAAGGTGAGCGAGGGGCCGCGCTACACCGACTACCTGCGGTACGCCGAGACGCTGAAGCTCGGCGTCGCCGACCCGGCGAAGATCGACTTCAAGCGGGTCGAACTGTGAGGAGCGCGGCCGTCGTCGCCGCGATCGCGGCCTGCGCGCTCGGCCTCCCCGC
Coding sequences within:
- a CDS encoding DUF362 domain-containing protein, coding for MEHRDETVTSGSGVDRRSFVKTLGVCSAAVGGAVLGRPLFAQAAAEAKPETNIDDFLKTPRGPRALPGPFPGKVVQVVNNACLKDGKFDGAAIDASFRRGLKELTGKDPAGAFKLLIDKKDVVGIKVNPVGPLINTRLEVVDAIIRWLEEGGVPRKRIVVWDRFDYMLKDAGFTAARFPGVAIEGLQTMDEEGNKWRGPDGHHLSEKSFDQDAYYFAKGILGKGVAGYKDDEFYLNQHVFNGEKSFFGKLVTKKLTRIINVPVFKNTGNGVSMATKNLGYGAICNTGRLHKPLFFNVCTEVLAAPWIREKLALNVMDGLRGQYDGGPMPNEAFVYPLQSLYFATDPFAMDMIGHQQMLAKRKAEGVKVSEGPRYTDYLRYAETLKLGVADPAKIDFKRVEL